In Candidatus Riesia pediculicola, the following are encoded in one genomic region:
- a CDS encoding D-alanine--D-alanine ligase family protein codes for MRYKELKVAILYGGNSSERTISLKSGKNIANSLKDLGIQSDLIDTKYQFSIDRIASVRYDKIFIALHGKNGEDGTIQRILDKFKMNYTGNGFYSSFIGTHKILTKKIWFSLKLPTAPFFYINKKSFFMQPRSAISSVFKKIGFPLIIKPDSEGSSIGVRKAFSLKEAERILVESFKYDQYIIIEKYIIGPEYTVSILNPYYILPSIKIDLYGDEIFSYGNKYDKFVEYICPGGSSQSKEILIKKIALAAYKAIGCFGLSRVDLKQNYDGNFYLLEINTVPGMTDRSLVKIAAEQSGMSFSKLVGKILY; via the coding sequence ATGAGATATAAAGAATTGAAAGTTGCAATACTATATGGTGGAAATTCTAGTGAAAGAACGATTTCTTTAAAGTCTGGAAAGAACATAGCAAATTCTTTAAAAGACCTCGGAATTCAATCGGATCTGATCGATACCAAATACCAATTTAGTATCGATCGCATCGCTTCTGTTCGGTATGATAAAATTTTCATTGCATTGCATGGAAAAAATGGAGAAGATGGAACAATTCAAAGAATATTAGACAAATTCAAGATGAATTATACAGGAAATGGTTTTTACTCTTCTTTTATAGGAACACACAAAATTTTGACCAAAAAAATATGGTTTTCTTTAAAATTACCAACAGCTCCTTTTTTTTATATTAATAAAAAATCTTTTTTTATGCAACCTAGATCTGCAATATCTTCTGTTTTTAAAAAAATTGGATTTCCTTTAATAATTAAACCTGACTCAGAAGGATCCAGTATAGGAGTAAGAAAAGCGTTCTCTTTGAAAGAAGCCGAAAGAATTCTGGTAGAATCTTTTAAGTATGATCAGTACATTATTATAGAAAAATACATAATTGGTCCAGAATATACTGTATCGATCTTAAATCCGTACTACATATTACCCTCGATTAAAATTGATCTATATGGAGATGAAATATTTTCTTATGGAAATAAATATGATAAGTTCGTAGAGTACATTTGTCCAGGAGGTTCAAGTCAATCAAAAGAAATTCTAATCAAAAAAATTGCATTAGCTGCTTATAAAGCAATAGGTTGTTTTGGATTATCCAGAGTAGATCTCAAGCAAAACTATGACGGAAACTTCTATTTATTAGAAATTAACACTGTTCCAGGAATGACTGATCGGAGTTTAGTTAAGATTGCCGCTGAACAATCAGGCATGTCTTTCTCAAAATTAGTAGGAAAAATTCTTTATTAA
- the murC gene encoding UDP-N-acetylmuramate--L-alanine ligase: MNLKELLSRNNPSKVKIYLIGIGGVGMGSLAKVLIESGYEIYGSDLLKNKMTDQLISMGAKINFFHRPKNVIGSDLIVISSAISQDNVEIVEAQKYNIPVFHRIEILSEIVKNRFSIVITGTHGKTTTTSMISEMLKNENFHPNYIIGGFSKSLKECAYWNERNEIVVIEMDESHPIFLQFDPSVLIVTGLEVDHINNYENSFKKLKHTFLKFIQKLSHFSKVILCIENSAIRSIIKNIHCQMITYGFRKDSHFRILSYEQKKNRCHFSILDPSHSIYSFQMNTPGVHNVLNATSTIILGKLFGIKEDRIQKSIKCFKGVSNRLDFLGKFILKNQDGNFCKFLLISDYGHHPNAIRFTIETIRVGWKRNRIIMIFQPHRYTRFQKFYNYFLNVLEKVDLLLITEICSSGEREISKLNVFSFHQEMKNRKKNTSFLFFKEDQLIDILKKVIQNKDIILVQSASEYDCIKICNTIKKISHPIGKYEI; encoded by the coding sequence ATGAATTTAAAAGAACTATTATCAAGAAACAATCCTTCTAAAGTTAAAATTTATTTAATCGGTATAGGAGGTGTCGGAATGGGAAGCTTAGCAAAAGTCTTAATCGAATCTGGATATGAAATATATGGTTCCGATCTTCTAAAGAATAAAATGACAGACCAATTAATTTCAATGGGAGCAAAGATTAATTTTTTTCATCGACCTAAAAATGTTATTGGATCAGATTTGATCGTCATCTCTTCAGCAATTTCACAGGATAACGTCGAAATCGTTGAAGCACAAAAATATAACATTCCTGTTTTTCATAGAATCGAAATATTATCTGAAATAGTGAAGAACAGATTCAGTATAGTTATAACAGGAACTCATGGAAAAACAACTACAACTTCTATGATTTCTGAAATGTTAAAAAACGAAAACTTTCATCCAAATTACATAATCGGAGGATTTTCAAAATCATTAAAAGAATGTGCATATTGGAATGAAAGAAATGAAATAGTAGTCATAGAAATGGACGAAAGCCATCCTATTTTTCTCCAATTTGACCCTTCAGTTCTGATAGTTACCGGTTTAGAAGTAGATCATATTAATAACTATGAAAATAGTTTTAAAAAGTTAAAACATACTTTCTTGAAATTTATTCAAAAATTATCTCACTTTTCCAAAGTGATACTATGTATAGAAAATTCAGCTATTCGATCTATTATAAAAAATATACATTGTCAAATGATAACATATGGATTTAGAAAAGATTCTCATTTTAGAATTCTTTCTTATGAACAAAAAAAAAATCGATGTCACTTTTCCATTTTGGATCCATCTCATTCTATCTATTCATTTCAGATGAATACTCCTGGGGTACATAATGTTTTAAATGCAACTTCAACTATCATATTAGGAAAACTTTTCGGAATTAAAGAAGATAGAATACAAAAATCTATAAAATGCTTCAAAGGAGTTTCTAATAGGTTAGATTTTTTAGGAAAATTTATTCTTAAAAATCAAGATGGAAATTTTTGTAAATTCTTATTAATCAGTGATTATGGTCATCATCCTAATGCTATTCGATTTACTATTGAAACGATAAGAGTAGGATGGAAAAGAAATAGGATAATAATGATCTTTCAACCTCATCGATATACCAGATTTCAAAAATTTTATAATTACTTTTTGAATGTGCTAGAAAAAGTAGATTTATTATTGATCACTGAAATATGTTCTTCAGGGGAAAGGGAAATATCTAAATTAAATGTTTTTTCGTTTCATCAAGAGATGAAAAACAGAAAAAAAAATACATCTTTTCTCTTTTTTAAAGAAGATCAATTGATCGATATTTTAAAAAAAGTTATTCAAAATAAAGATATCATTTTAGTTCAAAGCGCCTCTGAATATGATTGCATAAAGATATGCAATACTATTAAAAAAATATCGCATCCAATAGGTAAATATGAGATATAA
- the murD gene encoding UDP-N-acetylmuramoyl-L-alanine--D-glutamate ligase — translation MVNYFGKKVVIIGLGKTGLSCINFFLSKKIFPKVIDTQYPSYTKHSIPEGVIYHFGSWNRGWIVSSDLIVLSPGVSRLHEEIQIAYRKGIEIIGDIELFCREVDRDKKIISITGSNGKSTTASVLTEIAKKANLKVGLGGNIGVPVLELLNYDYDIYILELSSFQLEITSTLKSIGAVILNISENHMDRYPFGMYQYLSAKLKIYDFAKNCVINIMDNRIWPKEIDKRNFLSFGINSGDYRLNTKKNTIQRFEKDLIHIKFIKIIGQHNHMNFLATLCLSEIIGIPINISLFVISRYSGLPHRLQVVHKKNGVIWINDSKSTNIESTIAALKSIKANNKIHLLLGGDKRKSKISRLKEFVSYKKKIRIYCFGKDKLKFGKLRNDSIVLNTLEQCMLKVSKNTESGDIILLSPACSSLDQFSNFEHRGSVFSEIAKKLGS, via the coding sequence ATGGTAAATTATTTTGGAAAAAAAGTAGTTATTATTGGATTAGGAAAAACTGGTTTATCTTGTATTAATTTCTTCTTATCTAAAAAAATATTCCCAAAAGTCATTGATACTCAATATCCTTCATATACGAAACATTCCATTCCTGAAGGAGTTATTTATCATTTTGGGAGTTGGAATCGAGGATGGATTGTTAGTTCTGATCTAATTGTCTTAAGTCCAGGAGTAAGTCGATTACACGAAGAAATACAAATAGCATATAGAAAAGGAATCGAGATAATAGGAGATATTGAACTTTTTTGTAGAGAAGTGGACCGAGATAAAAAGATCATTTCTATCACTGGTTCAAACGGGAAAAGTACAACAGCTTCTGTTTTGACGGAAATAGCTAAGAAAGCTAATTTAAAAGTTGGGCTCGGTGGAAATATAGGAGTTCCTGTACTGGAATTATTGAATTACGATTATGATATATATATCTTAGAATTGTCCAGTTTTCAATTGGAAATTACGAGTACTCTTAAATCTATTGGAGCTGTTATTTTGAACATCTCAGAAAATCATATGGATCGATATCCATTCGGAATGTATCAATACCTTTCAGCAAAGCTAAAAATTTATGATTTTGCAAAAAATTGTGTTATCAATATCATGGATAATCGAATATGGCCAAAAGAAATCGATAAAAGAAATTTTTTGAGTTTTGGAATTAATTCTGGTGATTACCGGTTAAACACAAAAAAGAATACAATTCAAAGATTTGAAAAAGATTTGATTCATATAAAATTTATCAAAATTATTGGACAGCACAATCATATGAATTTTCTAGCAACACTTTGTCTTTCAGAAATTATCGGAATTCCAATCAATATAAGTCTCTTTGTTATATCTCGATATTCAGGTTTACCACATAGATTACAAGTGGTTCACAAAAAAAATGGAGTTATATGGATCAATGATTCAAAATCAACCAATATAGAAAGTACAATTGCCGCTCTGAAGAGCATAAAAGCAAATAATAAGATACATTTGCTATTAGGGGGTGATAAAAGAAAGTCAAAGATATCTCGTTTAAAGGAATTCGTATCTTACAAAAAAAAGATACGGATATATTGTTTTGGAAAAGACAAGTTAAAGTTCGGAAAATTGAGAAACGATAGTATCGTATTAAATACGTTAGAACAGTGCATGTTAAAAGTTTCAAAGAATACTGAATCAGGAGATATTATATTGTTATCCCCAGCTTGCTCCAGTTTGGATCAATTCTCTAACTTCGAACATCGAGGATCAGTTTTTTCAGAAATAGCTAAAAAATTGGGTTCTTAA
- the ftsW gene encoding putative lipid II flippase FtsW: protein MKKSHLYNRSLLSVTIILLIFSIIMVGSSSVSVGNRIRTDYLSFLKKNFIHSIISILCMIFVFNVPIYKWKKNKNKLILCSIILLLTLNYFGISNHGAKRWINIKIAFIQPSELVKISFSCYLSSYLSEKNKKTSTIQLISIILIVSKLLLSQPDFGTLVILYSSLLFMLFLIGKNFLFLSASSAIFTTIVLSLIYFRSYRAKRLISFLNPWSNYLGDGYQLVHSMLSFGRGKMFGQGIGNSIQKINFLPEPHTDFIISIIGEELGYLGIAMIVISLFFIFFQGMNIGRNALKDFQYFSGFLAYSISLLIIIQSIINIGSSIGILPIKGTTLPIISYGGSSKLITCIKIAILLRIDFETKMNKIQAFRR, encoded by the coding sequence ATGAAAAAATCTCATCTCTATAATCGATCTCTTCTATCAGTCACGATCATTTTGTTAATCTTTAGCATCATCATGGTAGGTTCTTCTTCCGTATCTGTTGGAAATCGAATAAGAACAGATTATCTATCTTTTTTAAAGAAGAACTTCATTCATTCAATCATATCCATCTTATGTATGATTTTTGTATTTAATGTACCTATATATAAGTGGAAAAAGAATAAGAATAAATTAATATTATGTTCCATAATATTATTGCTCACATTGAATTATTTTGGAATATCAAACCATGGAGCAAAAAGATGGATAAATATTAAAATTGCATTTATTCAGCCTTCTGAACTAGTAAAAATATCTTTTTCTTGCTATTTATCTTCTTATCTATCTGAAAAAAACAAAAAAACTTCCACAATTCAATTAATTTCTATAATTCTTATCGTATCTAAATTACTTTTATCACAACCCGATTTTGGAACGTTAGTAATATTATATTCATCTCTTTTATTTATGCTATTTTTGATTGGAAAAAACTTTCTTTTTCTATCAGCAAGCAGTGCCATCTTTACAACGATAGTTCTATCTTTAATATATTTTCGTTCATATAGAGCAAAAAGATTAATATCTTTTTTGAATCCTTGGTCTAATTATTTAGGAGATGGATATCAATTGGTTCATTCTATGTTATCTTTTGGAAGAGGAAAAATGTTCGGACAGGGCATCGGAAACTCAATTCAAAAAATAAATTTCCTTCCAGAACCTCACACGGATTTTATCATATCTATCATTGGAGAAGAACTGGGATATTTAGGCATTGCAATGATAGTGATATCTTTGTTTTTTATATTTTTTCAGGGAATGAATATTGGAAGAAACGCTTTGAAAGATTTTCAATATTTTTCTGGATTTTTAGCTTACTCAATTAGTTTATTAATAATCATACAATCCATTATCAATATAGGATCTTCTATAGGAATTCTACCGATAAAAGGAACCACGTTGCCGATAATCAGTTACGGAGGTTCTAGTAAGTTAATAACTTGTATTAAGATTGCAATATTATTAAGGATAGATTTTGAGACTAAAATGAATAAAATTCAAGCATTTAGAAGGTAA
- the murG gene encoding undecaprenyldiphospho-muramoylpentapeptide beta-N-acetylglucosaminyltransferase, which produces MNQIQKIIIISGGTGGHIFPGIIIAQHFRKIQWDVIWIGSKTGMERNIVPKYGFILETIKISRLKRRNFFQYFKKFFELVFSIIQSIKIIRKHKPNVVFGLGGYVSAPSGVASWICRIPMVLHEQNKVAGLTNRLLSKVASKILQAYPKTFSQAQTVGNPIRKEILSIPFAKYRIYERIGKVRVLVIGGSQGSDIFNKKIPKVASKICNKVLILHQTGLGKKSSTLERYKRLRVQENCYKTIEFIQDIASAYRWADILIGRSGAMTVSEIDSIGLPTIFVPYKHRDNHQYRNIEPLIKSGLIKIIEQSNFFSEKLINQLKKWNRDEISRISKKFKSILFVRNSEEKIVKNLIISSKK; this is translated from the coding sequence ATGAATCAAATTCAAAAAATAATCATTATATCCGGAGGAACAGGAGGTCATATATTTCCAGGAATAATAATTGCTCAACATTTCAGAAAGATACAATGGGACGTGATATGGATCGGATCGAAAACAGGAATGGAACGAAACATTGTTCCAAAATACGGATTTATTTTAGAAACTATAAAAATTTCTAGATTAAAAAGAAGGAATTTTTTTCAATATTTTAAAAAATTTTTTGAGCTAGTTTTCTCGATAATACAATCAATCAAAATTATTCGAAAACATAAACCAAATGTTGTTTTTGGATTAGGAGGATATGTATCTGCTCCAAGCGGAGTAGCATCTTGGATTTGCAGAATTCCGATGGTCTTGCATGAACAAAATAAAGTTGCAGGATTAACAAATAGATTGTTATCAAAAGTTGCTTCTAAAATTTTGCAAGCCTATCCCAAAACTTTTTCTCAAGCTCAAACTGTAGGAAATCCAATTCGGAAAGAAATATTATCGATTCCATTTGCAAAATATAGAATTTATGAAAGAATTGGAAAAGTTCGAGTTTTAGTGATAGGAGGTAGTCAAGGATCTGACATTTTTAACAAAAAAATACCGAAAGTTGCCTCGAAAATCTGTAACAAAGTTTTAATCCTTCATCAAACTGGTTTAGGAAAGAAGAGTTCTACCCTAGAAAGATATAAAAGACTTCGTGTTCAAGAAAATTGTTATAAAACTATTGAGTTTATACAAGATATTGCTTCGGCTTATCGTTGGGCAGATATTCTCATTGGAAGATCCGGAGCCATGACAGTTAGTGAAATAGATTCAATAGGATTACCGACCATTTTTGTTCCTTACAAACACCGAGATAATCATCAATACCGGAATATTGAACCTTTAATTAAATCTGGACTCATTAAAATTATTGAACAATCGAATTTTTTTTCTGAAAAATTGATTAATCAATTAAAAAAATGGAATCGTGATGAAATATCTAGGATATCAAAAAAATTTAAAAGTATCTTATTTGTACGGAATTCAGAAGAAAAAATTGTAAAAAATCTAATCATATCTTCAAAAAAATAA
- the mraY gene encoding phospho-N-acetylmuramoyl-pentapeptide-transferase yields MLASFLTSAIFFTLFAPVFIRKLKSIQFFQKVREENPKSHLKKRKTPTFGGLLIISSVLSSMFLWSNLNVKYIQYIFFSIFFYGLIGFIDDYKKIVYRNSKGLTAGWKYFWQSLLTIIMLFFLYTSNDFSNNFLKKDDISVGSSICLFVRVMISYLIIVGMSNAVNITDGLDGLVSMPLIFVYLSFSVISILSSQNIVSSELTVNNLHNIKDYSEIAIACFAIIGSCTGFLWFNIHPAKLFMGDVGSLSLGSTMGLISVLLEKELNLLLIGGIFTVEVSSVIFQIFYFKLFHKRFYLMAPIHHHYELLGYSEPEIIFKFWIISLMFSIFGLLITW; encoded by the coding sequence ATGTTAGCAAGTTTTTTAACTTCAGCTATATTCTTCACATTGTTCGCACCAGTTTTTATTAGAAAGCTTAAGTCAATTCAATTCTTTCAAAAAGTTAGAGAAGAAAATCCTAAATCTCACTTGAAAAAGAGAAAAACACCAACTTTTGGTGGATTATTGATAATATCCTCAGTATTATCTTCAATGTTTTTATGGTCTAATCTCAATGTCAAATATATCCAATATATATTTTTTTCCATATTTTTTTACGGATTAATTGGTTTTATAGACGATTATAAAAAAATTGTTTATAGAAATTCGAAAGGGTTAACAGCTGGATGGAAATATTTTTGGCAATCCTTACTGACAATAATTATGTTATTTTTTTTATATACTTCGAATGATTTTTCAAACAACTTTCTAAAAAAAGATGATATTTCTGTTGGATCTAGCATATGTTTATTTGTAAGAGTAATGATTTCTTACCTTATAATAGTTGGAATGAGTAATGCAGTAAATATAACAGATGGATTAGATGGATTAGTTTCAATGCCTCTAATTTTTGTATATCTTTCATTTTCCGTAATATCGATTCTAAGTTCTCAAAATATTGTTTCTTCTGAATTAACAGTTAATAATCTACATAATATTAAAGATTATTCAGAAATAGCGATTGCGTGTTTTGCCATAATTGGATCTTGTACAGGTTTTTTATGGTTTAATATTCATCCAGCTAAGTTATTCATGGGGGATGTCGGATCGTTGTCTTTGGGAAGTACTATGGGATTGATATCTGTGTTACTTGAAAAGGAATTAAATCTATTGCTTATCGGTGGAATTTTTACTGTGGAAGTAAGTTCGGTTATATTTCAAATATTTTATTTTAAATTATTTCATAAAAGGTTTTACTTAATGGCTCCTATACATCATCATTATGAACTGTTAGGATATTCTGAACCAGAAATTATTTTTAAATTTTGGATTATATCTTTAATGTTTTCTATTTTTGGGTTGTTAATAACATGGTAA
- the ftsA gene encoding cell division protein FtsA: protein MAKIADKKLIVGLEIGTYKVSSLVGEILQDGTINVIGIGNVQSQGMNKGYVNNLESVVQCIRQVIEQAEMMADCQVSSVYLAISGKHINCQNEIGIVPILSKEEVTQEDVDNVVHTAKSVRIRDKYEILHVIPQEYAIDHQVGIRNPIGLSGVRIQAKVHIITCHVDMTKNLIKAVERCGIKVDQVIFSGLASSYSVLTEEERELGVCMIDIGGGTMDIAIYSGGSLRHTKVIPYAGNIVTSDIAYVFGTLMNDAEIIKIKYGCACSNLIDKEEQIEIPDISGRSSTKVLKRYSLSKVIEPRYMELLGFVNSEILRLQKQLRFQSDKRDMIKFGIVLTGGGSKIEGIIECAKTVFKTNQVRIGKPLNVAGSIKYAEESNYSTVIGLLHYGKYVYLQDESRCTKKTLLNTWLHKVINWIKREF, encoded by the coding sequence ATGGCTAAAATAGCAGATAAAAAACTAATAGTTGGGTTAGAGATCGGAACTTACAAAGTATCCTCTTTAGTCGGAGAAATACTTCAAGATGGAACCATTAACGTAATAGGAATTGGAAATGTTCAATCTCAAGGGATGAACAAAGGATATGTAAATAATTTGGAATCGGTCGTGCAATGTATTCGTCAAGTGATTGAACAAGCGGAAATGATGGCCGATTGTCAAGTATCCTCTGTATATTTAGCAATTTCCGGAAAACATATAAATTGTCAAAATGAAATTGGAATCGTTCCAATTCTTTCTAAAGAAGAAGTAACACAAGAAGATGTAGATAATGTAGTTCATACAGCAAAATCAGTTCGTATTAGAGATAAATATGAGATTCTTCATGTCATTCCGCAAGAATATGCAATCGATCATCAAGTAGGTATTAGAAATCCTATAGGATTATCTGGAGTAAGGATACAAGCAAAAGTTCACATCATTACCTGCCACGTAGATATGACAAAAAATTTAATTAAAGCTGTAGAAAGATGTGGAATTAAAGTAGATCAGGTCATATTTTCTGGTTTAGCATCTAGCTATTCAGTTTTAACAGAAGAAGAAAGAGAATTAGGAGTTTGTATGATCGATATCGGAGGAGGAACGATGGATATTGCTATCTATTCTGGAGGTTCTTTACGACATACCAAAGTCATACCCTACGCAGGAAATATAGTAACCAGTGATATTGCATATGTTTTTGGAACATTAATGAATGATGCAGAAATCATTAAGATTAAATATGGATGTGCTTGTAGCAATCTTATTGATAAAGAAGAACAGATCGAGATACCTGATATTTCAGGTAGGTCTTCAACAAAAGTTCTAAAACGTTATTCGTTATCCAAAGTAATAGAACCAAGATACATGGAGCTTCTAGGTTTTGTAAACTCAGAAATTTTACGATTACAAAAACAACTTCGATTTCAATCAGATAAAAGAGATATGATCAAATTTGGAATCGTTTTAACAGGTGGAGGATCTAAGATAGAAGGAATTATTGAGTGTGCTAAAACAGTATTCAAGACGAATCAAGTTAGAATTGGGAAACCATTAAACGTTGCAGGATCGATCAAATATGCAGAAGAGTCAAATTATTCAACAGTGATCGGTCTTTTACATTATGGAAAATATGTTTATTTAC